The Miscanthus floridulus cultivar M001 chromosome 7, ASM1932011v1, whole genome shotgun sequence genome includes a region encoding these proteins:
- the LOC136465465 gene encoding uncharacterized protein yields the protein MASARADPKESATQGGATSVAPTQTGEGAPPPHDGEARELDGAEVPAVAEATTIEVPRVSEAEATEARAPRTADVAAAVAGAPATTEATMAEAGAPGTTKAMMAEAEAPRTTEADVIAARLSAQEVEMKAAEASVAPLVQGPPSSREGAREVEVHPISFDNTSRAQEVVDAEVADVVEQPVPSPGEGSSALVRLEKEVTQVAKASAAVQAVLETEIGEHDALKSATRNACEALEVGGVQSGSSLGSRLIALSGQVGERLRGALHMGVKRALAIIASHYIGVDLQAISDGNVLPDDDEEADEVVVKLMEAAKGPSTALAKLFEKEVVPPPPSADAEGPEP from the exons AtggcatcggcgagggccgacccgaaggagtcggccacccaaggaggggctaccagCGTGGCCCCAacacagacgggggagggagcgcctccgccccACGATGGCGAGGCCCGTGAGTTGGATGGGGCCGAGGTGCCCGCAGTTGCCGAGGCCACCACGATCGAGGTCCCCAGGGTCTcggaggctgaggcgacggaggccaggGCGCCTAGGACTGCCGATGTCGCAGCAGCGGTGGCCGGAGCCcccgcgaccaccgaggccacgatggcggaggccggagcccccgggaccaccaagGCCATGATGGCAGAGGCCGAAGCTCCTAGGACTACCGAGGCCGATGTGATTGCGGCGAGGTTGTCGGCccaagaagtggagatgaaggcggcggaggcctcggtggcacccttggttcaaggcccgccgtcGTCGCGGGAGGGTGCCCGAGAGgtggaggtccatccgatctccttCGACAATACTTCTCGGGcacaggaggtggtcgacgccgaggtggcCGATGTCGTGGAGCAGCCGGTTCCATCtccgggcgagggaagctcggccctcgtgcgg ctagagaaggaggtcacccaggtagccaaggcctccgccgcagtgcaggcggtgcttgaaACTGAGATTGGGGAGCATGATGCGCTGAAGAGCGCCACCCGCaacgcctgcgaggccctggaagtcGGGGGGGTCCAGTCAGGAAGCTctcttgggagccgcctgattgcgttgagcggtcaAGTgggcgagcgactccgaggggcgctgcatatGGGCGTTAAGCGCGCGCTGGCCATCATCGCTTCGCACTACATTggcgttgacctccaagccatcagcgatggcaaCGTCCTGCCcgacgatgatgaggaggccgacgaggtggtcgtgaagctgatggaggcggcgaagGGCCCTAGCAcagcgctggccaagctgtttgaaaaggaggtggtccctcccccgccgtccGCCGATGccgaaggccctgagccttga